From the Archangium lipolyticum genome, the window TGCCGCCGTGCGCTTGCACGATGTGGTTCACGATGTAGAGGCCCAGCCCGATGTTCCGGCTCGACGTGTCCCCTTTCCTCGTGCCGCGCATCATCGGCTCGAACAGGCGCGGGAGAAGCTCGACGGGGATGGGCTTACCCTCGTTGTGGACGCGAAGGAGGAAGGTGCCGTCCTCACCGCGCGTCTCCACGCGCACGCGCGTGTCTGGCGGACTGTAGGTCAGTGCGTTGTTCAACAGGTTGGTGACCACCTGCCCCAGCCGATCCCCGTCCCACTCGCCCCGGCCCTGGCCGCTCTGCACCAGCTCCACCTCCCGCTCCGGGTGGGCGAACCGCACCTCCTCCACGGTCTGCCGGGTCAGGAGGTGGAGATCGAAGGGTTTGCGCTCGATGGGGATGCCCCCTCCGAGCCGCGCCCGGGTGAAGTCGAGCAGGTCGCGAATCAACCGCGTCGCCCGCTCGGCCGCCGCCGCGATGCGCGCGATGCCCTTCGCCTGGCGCTCGCTCAGGTCTTCATTGCGCAGCAGCGCCGCCACCGACAGGTTGATGGCATTGAGGGGATTGCGCAGATCGTGCGAGACGATGCCGATGAGCTGCTCCTCGAACTCCGCCCGCGTCCGCCTCTCCGCCTCCTGACGCTTCTTGTCGGAGATGTCGTGGATGGTGCCGATGAAGCGCACGGCCCGGCCCTCCTCGAAGAAGACCCGGCCGGTCGCGCGCAGCCAGCGCTCCACTCCCGAGTCTGGCACCCTCGTCCGGAACTCGGTGTCGTACTCCCCCCCGTTCTCCCCGGACAGCGCCCGCTGGACCACCCCATTCGTGCGTTCGCGATCCTCCGGATGGATTCCCTCGAGAAAGGAGTCGTACGTCACCTCCGCCTCGGGTGGCATGCCGAAGAGGGCCTTGCACCGCTCGTCCCAGCGCAGCGCGCCCGTCACGGGGTCCATGTCCCAGGTGCCCAGCTCCGCCGCGCGCAACGTCTGACGCAGCCGGTCCTCGCTCGCCCGGAGCGCCTCGCTCGCCGCCTTGCGTGCGGTGACGTCCTGCATCGCCCCCACCATCCGCAAGGCCCTGCCTTTGGCGTCCCGCTCGATGAGGCCGTGGTCGGTGACATCGACGTAATGCCCGTCCCGGTGGCGGAAGCGGTACTCGCCCCGCCAGCGTTCCGCCTCGCCGTCGATGGCCGCGTGGATACTCTGGACGGCCCGCTCCCGGTCCTCGGGGTGGATGTGGTCGTACCAGCCGGAGATGTGCCCGCCGAGCTGCTCGCGGGTGTGTCCGAAGAGCTTCTCGACGCCCGGGCCCCAGGAGAGGCCATCCGTCAGGAGGTCCCAGTCCCAGACGGCATCGCTGATGGCCTCGGTCGCCAGCCGGTAGCGCGTCTCGGACTGGCGCAGCCGCTCGTTGGCCTGGCGGAAGCGCTGAAGCAGGAGGGCCTTCTCGATGATGCCGGAGAGGTACTCCACCAGCGTCTCGAGGTAGCGCCTCGCCTGGGGCTCGAAGGGACGGAGCTGCGTGGTGCCGATGTAGAGCACCCCGAGGAGCTTGCCGTGCGGCCACAGCCGCAGGCCCAGCAGCGAGTGCACGCCGCTTCGGCGAACGGTCTCGGGCACCTCGAGGTTGGTGCTCGCCGCGTCCGCCAGCTCCACGGCCTCGTCGGAGGCAGCCACCCGGGCCACGAAGGAGCTGGAGTCCACCGGGACCGGGTCGGTGGCGGCCCCGGTGCTCCACGCGCCGGTGGACGTGGTGGGGAGGAGCCTCGTGCCGCCCGGGTCCACGAGCAGGAGCGCGGCTCCGTCCGCCTTCATGGCCTGTTGCACCACCTCCACCAGGGCCCCGAGCCGCTCGTGGAGGGGAGGCGGGTTCTCCGCGTCTCCGATGAGCTCGGACGCGAGCGCGTCGAGGCGGCGCAGGGCGCGTTTCTCCCGCTGCCGGTCCTCCAGGGAGTAGCCGCTGAACGTGGCCACCGCCTGGTTCATCGCATCCTGGAGCTCCGCGAAG encodes:
- a CDS encoding sensor histidine kinase — its product is MPRVADFIEKNREQLIERFVREAGKLESARGLKPHELVDTLPEYLSTLTAISRQGQRNEPEKTRKRLEETHISLRLRHGYNQEEVTGEYVLIGRLITSLWEGLPREEQPHPEDAALLFAELQDAMNQAVATFSGYSLEDRQREKRALRRLDALASELIGDAENPPPLHERLGALVEVVQQAMKADGAALLLVDPGGTRLLPTTSTGAWSTGAATDPVPVDSSSFVARVAASDEAVELADAASTNLEVPETVRRSGVHSLLGLRLWPHGKLLGVLYIGTTQLRPFEPQARRYLETLVEYLSGIIEKALLLQRFRQANERLRQSETRYRLATEAISDAVWDWDLLTDGLSWGPGVEKLFGHTREQLGGHISGWYDHIHPEDRERAVQSIHAAIDGEAERWRGEYRFRHRDGHYVDVTDHGLIERDAKGRALRMVGAMQDVTARKAASEALRASEDRLRQTLRAAELGTWDMDPVTGALRWDERCKALFGMPPEAEVTYDSFLEGIHPEDRERTNGVVQRALSGENGGEYDTEFRTRVPDSGVERWLRATGRVFFEEGRAVRFIGTIHDISDKKRQEAERRTRAEFEEQLIGIVSHDLRNPLNAINLSVAALLRNEDLSERQAKGIARIAAAAERATRLIRDLLDFTRARLGGGIPIERKPFDLHLLTRQTVEEVRFAHPEREVELVQSGQGRGEWDGDRLGQVVTNLLNNALTYSPPDTRVRVETRGEDGTFLLRVHNEGKPIPVELLPRLFEPMMRGTRKGDTSSRNIGLGLYIVNHIVQAHGGMVEVYSTEAEGTTFTVRIPRGAASSSKRRSAV